A genomic window from Balaenoptera acutorostrata chromosome 20, mBalAcu1.1, whole genome shotgun sequence includes:
- the CCR7 gene encoding C-C chemokine receptor type 7: MDPGKPMKNVLVVALLVIFQVCLCQDEVTDDYIGDNTTVDYTLYESVCFKKDVRNFKAWFLPVMYSIICFMGLLGNGLVMLTYIYFKRLKTMTDTYLLNLAVADILFLLTLPFWAYSAAKSWVFGVHVCKLIFGIYKISFFSGMLLLLCISIDRYVAIVQAVSAHRHRARVLLISKLSCVGIWMLAVVLSTPELLYSGIQKSSSEQALRCSLITEHVEALITIQVAQMVVGFLIPLVAMSFCYLLIVRTLLQARNFERNKAIKVIIAVVVVFVAFQLPYNGVVLAQTVANFNITSGTSCELSKKLNIAYDVTYSLACIRCCVNPFLYAFIGVKFRSDLFKLFKDLGCLSQERLRQWSACRHARRSSMSVEAETTTTFSP; encoded by the exons ATGGACCCGG GGAAGCCAATGAAGAACGTGCTGGTGGTGGCCCTCCTCGTCATTTTCCAG GTATGCCTGTGCCAGGATGAGGTCACGGACGACTACATCGGAGACAACACCACAGTGGACTACACGCTGTATGAGTCCGTGTGCTTCAAGAAGGACGTGCGGAACTTTAAAGCCTGGTTCCTCCCGGTCATGTACTCCATCATTTGCTTCATGGGCCTGCTGGGCAACGGGCTGGTCATGCTGACCTACATCTATTTCAAGAGGCTCAAGACCATGACCGATACCTACCTGCTCAACCTGGCCGTGGCGGACATCCTCTTCCTCCTGACCCTTCCCTTCTGGGCGTACAGCGCGGCCAAGTCCTGGGTCTTCGGGGTCCACGTTTGCAAGCTCATCTTTGGCATCTACAAGATAAGCTTCTTCAGCGGCATGCTCCTGCTCCTGTGCATCAGCATTGACCGCTATGTCGCCATCGTCCAGGCCGTCTCGGCCCACCGCCACCGTGCCCGCGTCCTTCTCATCAGCAAGCTCTCCTGCGTGGGCATCTGGATGCTGGCTGTGGTGCTCTCCACCCCGGAGCTGCTGTACAGCGGCATCCAGAAGAGCAGCAGTGAGCAAGCGCTGCGGTGCTCCCTCATCACCGAGCACGTGGAGGCCCTGATCACCATCCAGGTGGCCCAGATGGTGGTAGGCTTTCTGATCCCCCTGGTGGCCATGAGCTTCTGCTACCTCCTCATTGTCCGCACCCTGCTCCAGGCACGCAACTTCGAGCGCAACAAGGCCATCAAGGTGATCATTGCCGTGGTCGTGGTCTTCGTAGCTTTCCAGCTGCCCTACAACGGGGTGGTCCTGGCCCAGACGGTGGCCAACTTCAACATCACCAGCGGCACCAGCTGCGAACTCAGCAAGAAGCTCAACATCGCCTACGATGTCACCTACAGCCTGGCCTGCATCCGCTGCTGCGTCAACCCATTCCTGTACGCCTTCATCGGCGTCAAGTTCCGCAGCGACCTCTTCAAGCTCTTCAAGGACCTAGGCTGCCTCAGCCAGGAGCGGCTCCGGCAGTGGTCCGCCTGCCGGCACGCCCGGCGGTCCTCCATGAGCGTGGAGGCTGAGACCACCACCACCTTCTCCCCGTAG